One part of the Lotus japonicus ecotype B-129 chromosome 2, LjGifu_v1.2 genome encodes these proteins:
- the LOC130738333 gene encoding 1-aminocyclopropane-1-carboxylate oxidase homolog 1-like, translated as MDVAGAGKSLAGSSTTDDRLPELKSFDDSKAGVKGLVDSDITRLPRIFIMPPEDLTAAGEPPQIQFRIPLINLEGVARQRADVIAGVRDAAETVGFFQVVNHGIPVKLLEEMVAAAREFHELPQELKAEYYTRELMKKVKYVSNFDLYQSKHANWRDTLFCVMGPEPLDPQELPAVCRDVTVEYSREVQALGKLLFELLSEALGLKPEHLERMDCAKGHTILSHYYPTCPEPELTMGTTRHCDPDFLTILLQDHIGGLQVLSYGQWVDVPPVPGALVVNIGDRLQLISNDRFKSVEHRVLANHRGPRVSVACFFTLHLYPTTRMYGLIKELLLEENPPVYRETLLKDFIAYYDNKGLDGKSALAHFRLQQ; from the exons ATGGATGTCGCCGGAGCCGGTAAATCTCTCGCCGGAAGTTCCACAACCGACGACCGTTTGCCGGAACTCAAGTCCTTCGATGACTCCAAAGCTGGCGTCAAGGGTCTAGTTGACTCCGACATCACCAGACTCCCGCGAATTTTCATCATGCCGCCAGAGGACCTCACCGCCGCCGGCGAGCCACCGCAGATCCAGTTCAGGATCCCCCTGATCAACCTCGAAGGCGTCGCTCGACAACGCGCTGACGTTATCGCCGGAGTCCGGGATGCGGCGGAAACGGTAGGGTTTTTCCAGGTGGTGAATCATGGAATACCAGTAAAACTGTTGGAGGAGATGGTTGCGGCGGCGCGTGAGTTCCACGAGCTGCCACAAGAGTTGAAGGCTGAGTATTACACTAGggagctgatgaagaaggtgaagTATGTGAGCAACTTTGATTTGTATCAATCAAAACATGCTAACTGGAGGGATACACTGTTCTGTGTGATGGGTCCTGAACCTCTTGATCCACAAGAATTGCCTGCTGTATGCAG GGATGTAACAGTGGAATACTCTAGGGAAGTTCAGGCATTGGGGAAGCTTTTGTTTGAATTATTGTCAGAAGCACTAGGACTCAAGCCTGAGCATCTTGAAAGGATGGATTGTGCAAAAGGCCACACAATTCTTAGTCACTATTATCCAACATGTCCTGAACCTGAACTGACTATGGGCACTACCAGACATTGTGATCCTGATTTCCTTACGATTCTGCTTCAAGATCACATTGGTGGGCTCCAAGTTTTGAGCTATGGGCAGTGGGTTGATGTTCCTCCTGTTCCTGGAGCTCTAGTAGTGAACATTGGAGATCGGCTACAA CTAATATCCAATGACAGATTCAAAAGCGTGGAGCACCGTGTTCTTGCAAACCATAGAGGGCCTAGAGTATCAGTGGCATGCTTTTTCACTCTCCATCTGTATCCAACAACAAGAATGTATGGCCTCATCAAGGAATTATTGTTAGAAGAGAACCCCCCAGTTTATAGGGAAACATTGCTGAAAGATTTCATTGCTTACTATGATAACAAAGGACTCGATGGGAAATCAGCTCTTGCCCATTTTCGGTTACAGCAGTGA